In Leptolyngbya iicbica LK, the genomic stretch AGGTCGGTCTGCTTGAGGCCGGGACGGCAGGAGCAGTGGCGCTGGAATGGTGCGTCATAATGGCACCAATGCCGACCAAGCTTAACAGTGCCGCTGCACCAACTAAGGAAACTTTGCTCATAGGGCTTCCGACACAACTAGCAGTTTACATCTTGAAACAGGGAACATTAGACTCTTTTAACCGATTACCTCCCCTTTTGTCAGTCAAATGCCAACATTTTTCCGCATAAATACCTAAAAATCGGTCGATTAATTCCTCAATTCTCTCGCCCAATTCCCCATTCACTTGCTGCTTTAGGTCCAGGATTTAGACGTGCGTCCCTCTTCTCGGTTATCTTCATCCTCTCTCATGGCTCGCCGCCGTCAGCGCCGCCCGAGTTGGTTACCCTTTTTGGTGGTTTTAGGTCCGTTTGTGGGGGCAGCGGGGTGGTTGGTCACCACCGGGTGGCCCGTTAGCCATAACCTGGGTCTGGTCGGTGAGGCTGACCTGGCGCCATCGGCGGCTGACCCAGCATTTTTGGGCGACGCGACCCCGCAGCCGTTAGTTGTGCCCGCGCCTACGGTGCCCAATAGCAGCAATGAGAAACGGCTAGCGCCCACGCGATCGCCCCTCGCCTTTGCTGATGTCCCCGAAGGCTACTGGGCAAAGCCCTATATCGATGCCCTTACCGCTCGCGAAGTGCTCAACGGTCTGCCGGATGGCACCTTTGCTCCCAATCGACAGCTGAGCCGAGCGGAGTTGGCGACGCAAGTCGCGAATGCGTTCGACATTCCCGCTAACACCCCAGCTAAAGCCTTTGGCGATCTCGCCCCCGATTACTGGGCGGCTGAGCCGATTGCCGAGGCTGTGCAAATGGGTTTCATGAAGGGCTATCCGGGGGACGAGTTCCGGCCCGATGATTTAGTGTCGCGCCTCCAGGTATTGGTGACCCTCGCCACGGGGCTGTCGCTACCCGTGAC encodes the following:
- a CDS encoding S-layer homology domain-containing protein — protein: MRPSSRLSSSSLMARRRQRRPSWLPFLVVLGPFVGAAGWLVTTGWPVSHNLGLVGEADLAPSAADPAFLGDATPQPLVVPAPTVPNSSNEKRLAPTRSPLAFADVPEGYWAKPYIDALTAREVLNGLPDGTFAPNRQLSRAELATQVANAFDIPANTPAKAFGDLAPDYWAAEPIAEAVQMGFMKGYPGDEFRPDDLVSRLQVLVTLATGLSLPVTEESQQQLQQYQDWETVPDWARPQVEAAIHAGIIRPQPGTENRLRPQEIATRAEVATLVYAALAYLGEVPAKPE